The DNA segment tatattaatcatttaagtcatataattattaaattactgTAAAACACTTACAACaatattaattacataaaataactaaacatgttttgtttattataataattcatttacgtcatataaatattaaattattataaaacatatataacaatattaattacataaaacaactgaacaaattttgttttaaaagtactttcaatcaaacaaatttttttagtttttttaatttcaaaagttattcaaaaataagttttataaAGTTGTTCTaacaatatacaaaacaaaaacagaatCAAACAGACAcataatattttctgttttatttttaaaaataattattatttttttgtaaaaacagaaaattttaaaaaaatgtttactttttttattttttttgacaagaaaaaaaaacattttaaagaaaaaagagctttagaaaaggaaaaaaacaaaaaaaaagaacagcCTTTGAAGGGACCAAGCTCATGAGTTTGCAGTCCTTTGGtcaaagttattattataatcaaggCACCGACCTTTAACAGAATTCCACATTTGCCCCTACTTTTGAACATAATTACAATAGTTCTTTTGCGTATAAGTCcctcaaagtttttaaaattaatcaattaaagttCTCTCAAAAGCTTTCTATTTACAAACAATTACTAGGAAGCTTATAAATGGAAATTtcccaattatttttattactaactTTATCActgatttattactttatttattataaacttctgaaaaaaaaaataatatcctAAAATCCCCAAAATTTTGCCTTTTATTATACACACCCCATTCATCCTCAAATGACTTgagtattttaatataaaattaataaatactaaaagcACTAAAAGCACCctaatataatttttcacaagtagtttaaaaatttaaatatattttacacttgtgataaatgataataaaacatatggactaatattttaacaattttatGTTAGGTTGGTCAATATTAGTGGGTATGAGGACTATTTGAAAATAGAATTATTTGCAAGGGATGTTATATGAAAAActtttccaaatttaattaaatcctGACGCCAAAGGACATTTGCATTTATCGCATTTTCAAAGGtaaaatacttaattaaatatattttatcgAAAGGGTTTCATAGCTCAACGGTATTAGTTTTACTGTAAAAAAATGAGTGtaagatattataaaaattgtgaTTTCAAGTCTTATTAAACACAATGGTGATAACAGTCTCAAATTGTGGATGTAGATTTGCTACACAAATCCATATCGTTGAGTGAGAATGCACCTTGTACTGATGTATATAGTGATTGTAGCtacagtaaataaataaataaataaaatttaaaatttattttattgggtATATGAGCAAGAAATCCTTATATATAAGGTCTAGTTTGAAATAAGAAATTTCAACAGGGGTTTACATGAAACAATGCTttaaaggagggggtttttagtaAATAAGTGAAAAACTCGAGGGCAATTTCCTTTTCTAGGCCTcgttctttgtttcctttttccgATTGGGGAGCACTTGGCCCCCTTCGCCCTCGCTcctgaaaccctaaccctaagccctccaaaaccctagaaattctCGATTCCTCACGCTCAAGAATCAAATTTGTCAACCTGAGATTCGTCCGCTCAACGCTTTGCATGATTCTTGGGTGTCGATCGATCCATGAAAGTCTCCGAGCCGCTGGAAATCGCCCCAGAGGAGCAGCGAGGAAACGCCGAAGAGGAATCCGGCGGCGGCGGTGAAAAATCCAGGGATGAGGCTGTGATCGATGTATCCTCGAAGAATTGGGAGGTTTCCCTCTTCGAGAGACCAACGCCGCCGAATGGCTTGGTTGAAGGCTTGTATGTGTTTCACAATACCTTTCATCTGATACCCAGGGCGCTCTGGCGGTTCGAGAAACTGAAGACGTTGAAATTCTTTGCAAATGAGGTGGAGGCGTTGCCGCCGGAGGTTGGGGAGTTAGCTGAGCTTGAGAGGCTGCAGTTGAAGTTATCTCAGCCTGGGGATTTcaatggtttcattgaagaagatgaaggccTTGAAGGAACTTGAGCTTTTTAGGACCCCGCCAAGGCCTTCGGCTTTCTCGATTATAAGTGAGATTTCCAGTCTTAAGTGCCTCACAAAGCTCTCAGTTTGTCATTTCTCCATTAGGTATATGTCTTAGCCTCCCTTGCTTGAACTATTTCAGCTTgcctttctttattttcatccGGCTGCCAATTGCTTCTGAAAAAATGATGGACATAATTTCAGAGATCTTTGCTTGAGCATTTCATGATAGTAAAAGCCAATGTAGGTACTGATAGATCAGGTAGTGTTGATTTGTTTTGCTATGGTGATTCTTCTTGCCATAAGAATTTAGGATGGTAGTTTCAGCCTCGTGAAGGCTAAAATCTTACCGTTTTGAAGAGagaacaattttattattagcTGATATTGTTGCCCTCGgtaattataagaaaattgaaatatgaaCTGTTAGCTACATTTGCAATTTGTAATGTATTCAATGACTAAGTTTGCATAGGACTTTTCGAGCAGAAGTTCTGTAGTATAGATAGTAACTATCTCCATTTTCATATTCACAGTGCTAaataatttgttgttgttggagaaAATCAAGCATGTAATTGTGGCCCTTGTGTATTGCAATAAAGTAttgaatttttgtaatataatcGACACCTAGACTGGAGAACTTCATGTTGAATCTGGTTGCACATGTCAAATTTCTGAACATTGAGCACTTTACTAAAAGGTGGTTTTTGGTTGGAGGTAATTGGAGATAATTTGAATAggaaattacatgtaattggAATTACATGGATTTGAAAAgttcatattattttaattgtgtttTGTTGGAGAAATTTGTAAGTCTGAATTTagagattttatgtttgtttgaaaggatttgGAAATTTTGTGCATGGTTGGGTGTAAGTTTATGCATGTAGACTATGTAGTCACCTTACTCGAGGTGGTGAACTTACCTCCAacttttcacaattttttaaaaattgttataaaagaaattttatattttaagttgTACGTTTATATGGGTATTTGTACACCTAACCCAAATACTTAAAGTTAGGCATTTAATTGAGTgccattataataaattaagttaatgatttaatccaattattttttgttggttattagagggatatatatatgttagatttttaatttttggggGGCATTTATGAAAGGAGAAATATTACGAAGTGTGTGTGCACGCGCTTGTGTGGAAGTCCTGctctttttaattcaaaaaaattgtgCGAAGATACATTAcagtttaaaagaaaatttgagatttttgaaATCTACTTAATTGTGTAGAAGATGACAATTTCGTTATGAAAAAATATGGAAAGTATTGATGAGAAGATGACAAAttcataatgaaaaatatggaaagtGTTGATgattataaactaaaaaaagagaATCATATTTAATCTAGCCACTGTCCAATGTATGAAATATGGAGTTTGGCTTACACTCGATGTGAGTCAAGATCAAGATTTCGAACCTTACTTAGAAGTCATTGGGATTTCCAAATGCTTCGCTATAGTGAAATACTTCTGAAAAACCACAACATTTCACTTCAATTAAGGATTTAAAAATCTAGACAACGAGCTATAGTCAATCAAACACACCCAAGTGTAAGATTAGCAATAATTTAAGTGAGGCCTGGCCAACTTTATGTAAAACTTTGGATAATTGTTGTAACACATCAGGAAGGATTGTAGCTATACTTGGTAATCCTTATAATGACCACCCTTTTTTGTGCAAAAGATTAAAGTCACTAAATATAGATTTCACACATATAGTTAGCCTTAATAGTCTAATAGATGATTATgtgcttaaaatatttattttgttactgACTAAAAACTTGACTTTAAAGGTTCTTGGACTTCATACATAATTTGCAAAAACAACTATGAAATACATGGAGGAAATTGTATTTACTGCTGTACATAAGATTAAGGGATAGCCACCATCCTTTGacatttcttcaaaatttttcctCTCTGATTATAGTATTGCTTCAAACTTTATAAgagaaactttaaaaattttttttgtctttccaTTTGCAGATATCTTCCTCCTGAAATTGGCTACCTGAAGAAGCTCGAGGAACTGGacctttctttcaataaattaaaaagtttacCTAATGGGATTGCTGAGCTGCATGCCCTTAAGTTACTAAAAGTTGCTAACAATAAGTTGGTCGATCTTCCTTCCGGGATCTCTTCATTGCAGAGTTTGGAAAATTTAGATTTGTCAAATAACAGGCTCACTTCATTGACTTCGCTTAACCTCGCTTCAATGCATGCTCTTCAGTTTTTGAATCTTCAGGTTTTATTCTTTACCAATAGTTGTcattaaatttacaaaaataatctTCTTGGAATTTTTTGACGTATATCTGCTATTTCTCTCTAAATATCTCGATTGTTTTTGGACAGTTCAATGTTTTAATGAcattattatttggtttattttctaacaaatttttttctactGGTGAACTTATTTTTTCATGTGCGCATGTTATGTTGAAGCGATAGTTTGCTTATTTGCTTTTTGGTTGGAGTAGCATGATTGTGTTGAGAAATTATGCTTTGTTACTAGTTGTCTAGATCTATTATATTTCTGTCATGTTTTATCTTTTAGTTCTAGTTAGTTATTTTCCTCATTCTCTTATGTGGTCATGCGTAGCATTGTTGAACTGATATATGTATACCGACTTGTTGCCTAGATCTTCTTTTTGTAGGATGCCTTATTCAAATGTGCCGTCTATTTATTGACAATTTTCTGCTAGTCTTTTCAAACTTGTTCCATGCTTCAACTTAATAGCTATATCAGAAAATATGATTTCCCATCTCCTAACTTTGTTCTATTGACTCCTGCCAATCTTGTTGACACattattttattcatcatcTGATACATGTGGATTTtccttgtgtttttatctgACATTTTTATGTACCTGTTTTGTTAAGTACAATAAGCTCCTCAGTCGTTGTCCAATCCCTTCGTGGATATGCTGCAATTTTGAAGGAAATGGGGAGGAGTTCGTTAAAAATCACATTGCCATTGAGGTAGATCATGGACATGGAGCAGCTCTTCACCGAGTTCACGGAAGCCGTTCTTGTAATGGTAGCACTGCAAGGATTTCCGTgctatatctattttttatgattCAGTGTAGACTGTACCCTATGATCATTATTTACACCAATTCTTTAACTGATTCAGGTTGTCATGGTACCTCTTCATCGTTATACTCAGAGACCATGCTAAGCAGTAGATGTTGTGTTACCCAAAGGATGAAAAAGGGTTGGAAACGCCGTGACTACATACAACAAAGAGCTCGCCAAGAACGTTTAAATTACAGCAGGAAATGGAGGGGAGAAGATCACTATGATGACATGGCTGTTAAAATGGTAGAAGAAAGTAACACGTCTGAATTATCTGATGTTGAAAGCAGGGAGTCTCATCTTGATGATGATAAGCAATCAGATACTTCTGCAAAATCAAAGTTTTTGAAGCAAGATATGCTAGACAGTATAGTTCTCAAGGATGATGGATGTGATCCCACAGTATGCAGCAGTTCTGTTGTTTCACAGAGCTTGGTTGGCTGTGAAAAAAATTGCTTGAATGAGAAAAGCTTCGAAGATGACTCTTCACGCATTACCTCtgattcttcaatcttgaataaAGACTATGATTTTGAAAGTGTTACAGATCCATTCTGTTCAGTTAAAGAAATCAGTTTGCCATCTGAAAGTTCTTCAGAAGCATCTTCATGCATTTCAAAATCAAAAAGGCATTCTGACAAGGATCTTCATAATCCCAAACCAAGCAAATTCGAAGGCCAGTTGATGACCTAAATCTATCCTGCAAGTACAGCACTGAGTCATTCTGCAGCATAAATGACCATCTTCCAGATGGCTTCTATGATGCAGGGCGTGATCGTCCTTTCATGTCCTTGCATGATTATGAATGTAGCTTGTGCCTAGATTCAAGGGAAGTTATTCTTCTTGATAGGTATGGTTCATTTTCATTAGAGCTggtgatttatatatattttgtttttttttttatagctggcaatgttatatatatatatatataaatttattcgactaaattgtaatttgtgtgcatatatatgttttgttaatTTAGAGAGAAGGATGAGAAGCTGGATGCAATTGCTTTGACTGCACAGATACTACTTTCGAGCTTGATCAGGTCAAATTTAGCTGTGGAACATGATGAATCGTTAGACAATTTGCAGAGGGCATCTATTCTTGCACTCTTTGTGTCTGATTGCTTTGGAGGAAGTGACAAGAGCAATTTGGTCCTGAGAACTCGGAAAGCTATAGTTGGATTAAAAAAGGAGAAGCCATTCATCTGCACATGTTCTGCTGGAAATGTTTATGATAATTTGGAAACATGTAAACAGATGTATGGTATTCCAGGAGATCTCACTTTCACTGAGCTATGTGAAAATTCTCTTCGATTgataaaagaaagaaggaatTCTACTGTTGTACCAATAGGTACCTTGCAGTTTGGTGTTTGCAGGCACAGAGCTGTCTTAATGAAGgtgattttcttgtgttttctgATGCCATTAAAatgataagtttttttttgaaactctTGTAACTGATGCttgattaaaatatcaaatttgtagTATTTATGTGATCGAGCGGATCCTCCAATTCCATGTGAACTTGTGAGGGGCTATTTAGATTTCTTGCCACATGCTTGGAATGCTATTCTTGTCAAGAAGGCTGATTCGTGGGTTCGGATGGTTGTTGATGCATGCCATCCAACTGACATACGAGAGGAGACTGACCCAGAGTACTTTTGCAGGTGAGCTAATTTGTTTTTGGCACTTTGGATTGCTGTATTTGTGTGTGCAAACCTCATTGTTGAAGGTGAGGTTTTTTTGGGAGAGGTGCGCatgttgattttcttgtggCATTGATTTTACTCAAAATCATGTCTTTGATCATAAAATATTCAGTATCTTTAATGTTTGCATCCATGCAAGAGCAAGCTCAAATTGGTTGGGTAGGTCTTTGATACTTACGTGAAGTAAGTTATGGTAAACAAAGGCTTACGACATtcttatttatatctttttaaattgttaCTTTGATTACTTTGGAATACTGGGGATACTGAAGACCTTTTTTGACTATTAAAttcttttctatttattatttcaagAAGACATCAATTACCCATGacaaattagagaaattatAAGTCTTTGGGCTGTAAAATAAGGTGTTTTCCTTTAACCTTATTAACGTGTTCTGTTTACGGTTTTTATTTCAAGGtgttaaattaattttctttgggCTGTATTCAATGCCTATACAGGAACAAACTTCTGAATCTTCGTTCTCATTTCTCATACCTTTTTCAGGTATGTCCCTCTTAGTCGGGTACATGTGCCCTTAACAACTGAAGATTCCTCAATATTAGGTTGCTCTTTCCCCTCACCTTCATTATATCCTGGAGTGGAGAAAGCACCACCCCGTTCTATAGTTCACTGCAAGTTTGGAAATCTTGATGCTGCTGTAAAGGTACAGTTACTTTCCAAGTTTATAGTTTTACTTTGAATTTTTTGCACCTTAGGATTTGGATCTGAGGATATGCTATCATACATGTTTCCTTTGTTAGGATCTAGCCAACATGGATTGCTTTTTCTGGAAGCACCTGTTCTTAGAATTGGGGATGTACTTTCTTTTTTAGAATAActgttcattttcttttataatttcttaaaacaaatatatttactGTATCAGCTTGTTGAATAGTTTGTTCATATCTTGTATTCTTTGCTTGGTGATGATCAATGGTGCAGTGGATGCTTTTTGCAGGTCAGGAACTTACAAGCGCCTGAATCATCTGATGaagaaattagaaattttgAGTACGCCTTCCTAGGTGAAGTCCGAATGCTTGGTGCTTTGAGAAAAAATAGATGCATTGTTCAAATTTATGGACATCAACTTTCTACCAAGTGGGTAGGCAGTGAAAGCAGGTTGTTGCAGTCAATGATTGTCATGGAAAATGTGAAGGGTGGTTGTCTGAAGGtaattttcttcttccatgctttttatgtttttttttttttcttttgcttgctATCGTTTTGACATTTTTATGTTGGGCTTTTTGGGCTTTTTGTTCTTTCTATTTTGGTGCTAATCAGAGTTACCtagaaaaattatcaaaagaaGGTGAGAAGTATGTTCCTCTTCACATAGCTTTGTCTATCGCTAGAGATGTTGCCTATGCATTGGTTGAAGTTCACTCCAAGCAGATTATTCATCGAGACATAAAAAGCGAAAACATTTTAATTGATCTGGAATGTCAGAGAAGTGATGGCTCTCCAATTGTCAAACTCTCAGATTTTGATAGATCAATTCCTTTACATTCATCTTTACACAGTTGTTGCATTGCACACCTTGGCGTCCATCCAGCGGATGCATGTGTTGGAACTCCTCGATGGATGGCTCCAGAGGTGGTGAGAGCTATGCATCAAAGGAATCCCTATGGATTGGTAAGCAATTTCTTTTAATCAACATTTTTTGTTTAGTTCATGTTGTTGTATACAATGATGATATGACATTTCTAGAGATATGCTGGTGAATATTTAAATGTTCCATgccttctttaatttttgttagcAGTATGCTGTGCATGAAACACTTAGCATGCTACAATGTCCAGAAGCATACACAAGagcataaattataaaatataggtataatcaccaaaatagtccctgtacttttctctctcttcccttttgatctctctactcagaaatgctccctcAACTAGTCTTTCTATTTTTGAGAATGTGCTCACTTaattagaaatgctcccaactagtctctctacttttaaaaatgcgcccgcttagtccctctaattgggtcatttttaaaagtagagggactagttgggagcatttttaactaagtgggcacattttcgaAAGTAGAAGGACTAGTTGGGAGTATttatgagtagagggaccaaaagggaagagagaaaaaagtagagggaccaattagggtattatgcctaaaatataattttctagcACTGGCAGAAATATATTTGTGTAAAATTGCAATTGCAATTactttgtaattattttaatggaCAGATTTCCACCTAGTGTCCTTGTACTTATTTTCATGCTGCTGTTTGTCAAATCCTCTGcgttgattttcttttcaaacttTTCATCAGGTGACTCTATTCTAAAATGCAAGC comes from the Dioscorea cayenensis subsp. rotundata cultivar TDr96_F1 chromosome 21, TDr96_F1_v2_PseudoChromosome.rev07_lg8_w22 25.fasta, whole genome shotgun sequence genome and includes:
- the LOC120252522 gene encoding LOW QUALITY PROTEIN: erbin (The sequence of the model RefSeq protein was modified relative to this genomic sequence to represent the inferred CDS: inserted 3 bases in 2 codons) encodes the protein MKVSEPLEIAPEEQRGNAEEESGGGGEKSRDEAVIDVSSKNWEVSLFERPTPPNGLVEGLYVFHNTFHLIPRALWRFEKLKTLKFFANEVEALPPEVGELAELERLQLKLSQPGDFNGXSLKKMKALKELELFRTPPRPSAFSIISEISSLKCLTKLSVCHFSIRYLPPEIGYLKKLEELDLSFNKLKSLPNGIAELHALKLLKVANNKLVDLPSGISSLQSLENLDLSNNRLTSLTSLNLASMHALQFLNLQYNKLLSRCPIPSWICCNFEGNGEEFVKNHIAIEVDHGHGAALHRVHGSRSCNGCHGTSSSLYSETMLSSRCCVTQRMKKGWKRRDYIQQRARQERLNYSRKWRGEDHYDDMAVKMVEESNTSELSDVESRESHLDDDKQSDTSAKSKFLKQDMLDSIVLKDDGCDPTVCSSSVVSQSLVGCEKNCLNEKSFEDDSSRITSDSSILNKDYDFESVTDPFCSVKEISLPSESSSEASSCISKSKRHSDKDLHNPKPSKXRRPVDDLNLSCKYSTESFCSINDHLPDGFYDAGRDRPFMSLHDYECSLCLDSREVILLDREKDEKLDAIALTAQILLSSLIRSNLAVEHDESLDNLQRASILALFVSDCFGGSDKSNLVLRTRKAIVGLKKEKPFICTCSAGNVYDNLETCKQMYGIPGDLTFTELCENSLRLIKERRNSTVVPIGTLQFGVCRHRAVLMKYLCDRADPPIPCELVRGYLDFLPHAWNAILVKKADSWVRMVVDACHPTDIREETDPEYFCRYVPLSRVHVPLTTEDSSILGCSFPSPSLYPGVEKAPPRSIVHCKFGNLDAAVKVRNLQAPESSDEEIRNFEYAFLGEVRMLGALRKNRCIVQIYGHQLSTKWVGSESRLLQSMIVMENVKGGCLKSYLEKLSKEGEKYVPLHIALSIARDVAYALVEVHSKQIIHRDIKSENILIDLECQRSDGSPIVKLSDFDRSIPLHSSLHSCCIAHLGVHPADACVGTPRWMAPEVVRAMHQRNPYGLEVDIWSYGCLLLELLTCKFPYEGKTESELYDLLQSKQRPRLPNELEALVLPNDPETARSALGLYSEADPEILKLLVSLFYQCTEGDPADRPTSQCIYKKLSAFRSQTDEAKLRS